The Candidatus Dependentiae bacterium DNA segment TTAACATCTTTTTATCAGCGAGATTTTCCTTTTTTTACAAAATTATTTCAAGATTTTAATTTTGGGATAGGTTCTAACTATTATGTTATATATTATACCATTGTCTTTACTAATCGAATTAATGGCAGTTTCATATTCTTTATTGTTGTTAAATGTAATTTTCAGATTATAGGTTTTTTCTTTGTTTTTTTGTTTTTTAGCAACAATAGACGCTAAAAAATTTTCGCCAACTTCTCCTGTGAATGTGAGCGGAAACTCCTTGGTATCGTTCAATTTTGCAATAAATGCTTCCGCAAATTTACGTATTGTTTCATATGTCTCAGTGGATATATGAGTTGTTCCTTTTTCTTTTTCTCGCGCAATATCTTTCTTAAGTTTTTTTATTTCTTTTCGCATAATGTCTGTATCTTCTTGAGATTTTTGCTTATGCATCAAGAAATAAGCGGCACCAAACAGTGCCAGAGCTCCGATTCCGAGGACAGCGGTCTTTGGGTGTTCTTTAACTGTTTCCTTCATCCAGTTGACGGTATCCTGCGTTTTCTCTAAAATACTTTGAAAACTTGGTAGGCTGTAGCTATCAAACAATCCACCGCCAGTAGGTTCTTGCTGCGCTTGTAACACTGGACTAATGAATAAAGCAATTGCTATAATTGCTGACATAATATATGTGTGAATCATATATTTCTTTTTTAAATGGTTATATATCGCACTTTTTGTACTTTGTACTTTCATATATCTTAATTGTATCATATTTGGAGTGGGATTAAGTCAACAATTTAATACAAATAGAAACCCTCGTTGCTTATATATTTTCTTGCAGGTTTCCCATGTTTGCCTTTTGTCAGCGAGATTTTCCTCTTTTTTATAGAGTTATTTCAAGATTTTAATTTTGGGATAGGTTTTTATAATGTATCATATTTTCTAAATGTGATCAACGTGTTTTTTAAACAGGTAAAATGTTGCCAATATGCATATAGTAGAAATACCTAGCATCATCACAATGCAAAACCACAAAGGTAAAAATTGTTGGCCTCCGACAAGTGCTTGGCGTAATCCTTCAGTAATATAGACAATAGGATTTGCCAAATTAATATAAGCTAGTGTCGGGCTAAAATGCTTTAATATTGCATATGGGGTCCAAAAACCACCAAACAAAATAAGGGGAATATTAAAGCGAGTCCAATATTGAACTACTCTATTTGAGCTTTGCATAACAAGTGCTCCTAATTGTTGATAGCTTGCGCATACCAGTGATCCACAAAATAAAATTATATATGTTTGTAGCCATGATGTATTACTTAAATCAAGGTCATTATGAAGAAGAAGTGTTGTGACAAGATAAAATGGAGATGTGAGTAGGAAGGTAAAAAGGGTGATAAATACAACGCGCTGAATCAGTAATAATCGTGGACTGAGTAAGTTTATTTGATATTCAATAAAACGTTTATTTTCTAAGTCAAATAAAAGTTCGAAGCTTAACCGAAATGTAACGTCGATAATAATAATCAAACAACTTGTTGCAAAAATAGCTGTTGCTTGTGTTCTATCTGTTATACCCATTATTGCATAGGGCAAAATATACCCAAAGACGGTAGACATCAAAATTGGAAATAACAGACAGTAGTTTATCGCATAATCCTTCAACTGCTTGCTATATACAAAAAAGTCTCTTTTTAAAAAGCGCATGAATATTGAAAGTGAATAATAATAATACGCTAACATATTAATCCTTATATCAAATCAAGTTTTTTTGTTGCAGCATAGCTTAGCCCATACATAAGAATGATATTCCAGGTAGCTACAATACCGATGCAATACCAGGCAGGTATAAATATATTGTCACCAATCAACGCTGATCGTAAGCCTTCTGAAATATATGTAAGTGGGCTAATTAAAAAAAGGTAACTTAGCTTAGGAAATGCCTGCGCAATTGGTTTGAATGGGAATAGTGTGCTACTAAATAAAAATAACCATGATAATCGTCGTGCCCATATATTTGCTTTAACCCACTCAAGAGAGTAGGCAAACGAAATATACAAAAAAAGTAATGCCAAAAAAAGCGAGCTTAAAAAGTAGATAATTATGAGTGCTGCAATATCTGTTTTGATGAGAGTAAAACTTGGGCTAAGTAATATGATCCCAAAAAGTAAAAGTGGAATTGCTATAATCGAGTATTCAATCATAAAAGAAATAACATAGCGAGTAAAAACCCATTTTTTAGGTAATGGTAGGGTAATGTAATAGTCAATGCATCGATTGAATGCTAAGTCATACAGATGTATTAATGACATAGTAAATCCTTTATGAAAGCCAATTTGTATAAGTGTCCCAATAATCATTGGGCCAATCAAAGAGGCGTTCATTCCCATGCGTGGGAGTAATGATCCAAACAATATTGTCATAACTAAAATAACTACAATATTATCTATAAATCGTGAAAGTAAGTTCTGTGCTAGTACCTTCAGATCTCTGTACAGTAAATGTCCTACTATACGAATGTTATGAGCGATCATTATTTTCCTTCGCGTTGCTGCTTAAGTAATTTCAAAAAAATATCTTCAAGTCCAGCCATACCGTGTGTTTCTTTGATTGTTTTAAGTGTATCTATGAGTATAATTTTACCTTTGTCTAAAATACAAATGCGATCAGAAAGGTATTCTGCTTCATCAAGATAGTGTGTTGTTAAAATAACACTGATATTGAGTTTTTTAAGATCTTTTATAAGATTCCATAAAGCACGTCTAATATCT contains these protein-coding regions:
- a CDS encoding ABC transporter permease, with translation MLAYYYYSLSIFMRFLKRDFFVYSKQLKDYAINYCLLFPILMSTVFGYILPYAIMGITDRTQATAIFATSCLIIIIDVTFRLSFELLFDLENKRFIEYQINLLSPRLLLIQRVVFITLFTFLLTSPFYLVTTLLLHNDLDLSNTSWLQTYIILFCGSLVCASYQQLGALVMQSSNRVVQYWTRFNIPLILFGGFWTPYAILKHFSPTLAYINLANPIVYITEGLRQALVGGQQFLPLWFCIVMMLGISTICILATFYLFKKHVDHI